A stretch of DNA from Brachyhypopomus gauderio isolate BG-103 chromosome 7, BGAUD_0.2, whole genome shotgun sequence:
CCTCATAACACGGCCGACGTCCCGAACCCCTCAGCGCTGCATCCCCAGCTGGTCCAGTCCACTTTACTCAGCGGCAGGTTTGTGGCGTCCGCCGCGGGGGCCGACCCTCCGGCCGGGGCGTTTCAGCCCGTGGTGCCCGTCGTCGTCAAAGAGGAGCAGCGGGAGGAGGCGTCGGCGGAGGCGGCCGAGGCCAAGCACGCGTGCGCCACGTACGCCCCCGGTTCGGCCGGGGCCGGCAGCACTTCCAACGCCAACTCCATTCCCAACCCGGACATGGATCCGGCGTACGGGTTCTCCCCGGAGGAGATCAACAGCACCAGCAGCAGCAACAACAGCGGCACCCGGGGTTGTAGCGACAAGCGGGCGGGCGTCTTTACGGAGCTGATCTTGGAGATGGTGTTCAGGGATCTGCAGCCGTTGTCGGTGGTGGAAGAAAGGGGATTCAAGCTGTTGCTTAGTTGCCTGGAGCCCAACTATCCggttccctctccctccttgcTGGGGAGCCTTCTGTGGCATCGCTACCATGTTCTCAAACAGTGTCTGCAGCGGCACCTTGAGAGCAGCCTCGCCCCTCGCTGTCTGGCTCTCTGCGCCGAACACTGGCGCTCTGTGGAGGGCTGTGGGGTTGATGGGACGGGCCAGTTGTACCTCACGGTCAGTTCACATTTTGTGGACTCAAACTGGCGCCTGGCCCGCTGCGTTCTAGAGACTCGTCCGATACCAGAATACAAAGACGCTACCGTTGGGGCCGGGCCTGCAAAGTTTGCGGACACCTTAAAAGCGGTTCTCTCAGAGTTCCACGTTCCTGAGAGTTACGTGTTCTGCATCGTTTATGACTCTCCCTCGGGTGCTGAGGGCAGGAGGCAGGGTGACATGGCTCTCCATCAGGAATACCAACAGGAATTTCCCGGGCCGAGTCACGCGCCTGTCCTGTCCATTCCGGACAACTGGGAGCCGCTTCTATGTGCTGGGGAGGCTCTCAAAATCTGCGTCCAGGAGGGACTTAACATAGAGACCGTCAGGCAGGCGCTGGCAGACGCCCGAGGGATCGTCCTGCACTTCCAGCACGACAGCAACGCGGCTGCGGCTCTGAACCAGAAAGCCGAGGCTGCCAACAAGGGCGCTGCCCGGCTGGTCCTGGATGACCCGGGCCGATGGTCCACGGCCATCGACATGTGCGAGAGCCTGCTGGAGCTGAAGTGGGTGGTCAGCTCGGTGCTGGAGGAGCAGAAAGCCTCGCCCAACTTGGCTGATCATCAGTGGCGGTTGCTGCACGAACTCGTACCGGTGCTGAGGACAGTGCGCATCGCAGCGTCCTTCCTGAGTGAAGACATCAACGCAGCCATTTCTGCCTTGATGCCGTGCCTGCAGGGCGTGTCCAGGCTCCTCGGGCAGAACATCGCCGAGTGCGCCTGCCCTCTGGTCAGGGGGGTCATGGAGAAGGTCCGGGCCGGGATGGAGAAGCGATGGAGGCTGAGCGACGAGGAGGCCCTGCTCGACAGCCCCGCCGTGCTGGCCTCGTTCCTGGATCCCAGATTCAAGGAGATGCGGTTCCTCAGCCCGCACGCCCGCAGTAAGCTGCACGACAAGGTCAAAGAGCTGCTGTCTGTCCAGGCCTACGCCGACGACGGGGCGGTGGACCAGGGGGCAGACTCGGAAGCGGGAGAGAACGAGGCTGGAGGGGACGCTCCGGTTTTGGGGTTGGAGGAGCCGTTGCCCATTCCCACCGTGGCGTCCTTGGACTCGCCCGAGTCGTGTGCCTCGGGCGAAGAGGGGGACAGCATCGAGCTTCAGCAGAACGGGACCTTTGTGCCAGCTTCCTCTCCGGAGCAGGTCAACGAGGCCGCGCATGCCGGCTCCCCCGCCAAAGCCGCCGCCGGTGCCGGCCGCAAGAGATCGTCCGGCGCGGCCGGGCTGACGTCTCCGCTTCGCGGTGACCGGCAGCTGTCTGCACGGATGCGAATGAGCCCCCTTCCTCAAAGCATGTACGACATTCTTCTCGGGGAGGATCCCACCGAGCGCATGCCCGAGATCCACCAGCAGCTGGAGAACTACATAGCAGAACCGCTGTGCAAACGTAGCCTCTCGCCGCTGCACTGGTGGCGCAGCAAGGAGCACCGCTTCCCGGCCGTGGCTCGACTCGCACGCAAGTTCCTCGCCATCCCGGCCACCGCCATCCCTGCCGATCGAGCTTTTGCCCCGAGAGAGTGTCCCGTGGCCCACAGGAGAGCCATGCTGGGTCCCAAGCATCTCGACCACATATTGTTCCTTCACCAGAACTGCGATTACGCAGAGCAGCTCAAAGGCGGCGGTCCTTCGGGCCATCGTGAGAGTGACCACAACAGCAGCAGCGTGGGTGGGAACCAAACCAGAGACAGCCTGTATCAGACCTTGGTGTCCTATGACAGTAAAGTTTGAGTGAAGGTTGTTCCGTATGGATACGTGGCTCTTATGCACAAACTTATGAGAGCTGAAGCTCTCAAATGTAAGAGTCATAATTGGAAGGGGACAGTTTCCTGAAGATTATTTTTCACCCAAGTATCAAAATAAGCTCTTTCGGGTCTGTGATTCAAAGCCCAGACTAGTCAATAAGTATTCATGTAatatttacaagttttaaatgtaaaaggTGCGCAgctatttaaaattatatttacaACAATCACAGAAATGTCCTTACTAGTTTGAAACAACACCTAATTTCTATTCCGTCTAAGGAAATTATTACACTACCTTCTTTTTAGTGTTTGGGCTCTGGGAGTTCTGGAGAACAATCTTGTTGTGGCTCTGATGTGTGTCCAGTATGTTAAATGGATGATTTTATGTGGCTGTTAAATATTTCGTAACTGTTCAATTACAGGGTAAAAGCCTAGATATGTTGTTATTAAGAATAATAGTCTCTCAAGCATTACATATGTGATGAAGTTTTGCCAAGCTCATGCATGTATTTCAAGTCAGTTTCTTCCATGTACATAGTAATGGGAAAATGACATGTTCTGCAACTTCACATAAAGTATTAGTTATCTTCCCTACTGTAGATTTTAAGATGTAATCCATTAACGCATGTCAAATTAAAATGAATGAAACCATTTTAATAAGAATTAGAAACTCACTGTGAAGTCATCCAAGAAATATTCAAGGTATTCTTTTATTTAGTTCTCAAACAAACTGAAACAATATTAGTTTTGTTACCATACCATATATCTTTTTTCCTCAAAATACAAAGTTGAATTATAAATTGATAACGTGCTTTGAACTGGATTAATAAAGCAATTATGAATTACTAATCAAATTAACACGGTAGACATTTACAACCAGCAAAATGTTTTTAGAAAGATATTTTAACCTGAACAAATGAAAATACAAAAATGTTAAATTTTTGATGGTACGTAAGATGAAATATACTTTATAGAAGTAGAAAAACCTTGTGTAAGCAATGTTTTAtgaaaaatgtaataattttaATCGATACAAAAAGTGATTGTTTAAGATCTGAAAGTGATTAAGAAATTTAAAGTCAACAATCTACCCCACATCCATCTGAGATACGCGTGCCACTTCATCACAGTCCCTGCTCAGAGGCCGGCCCGATTCACACATGGACACTGAGGCCGGCCCgattcacacacacccagatcTTTATGAAATTATTTTACTAAATTAAGTAGTCTGGCAATCCCCCTTCAAACATTTTCAGGGTTCCAAATGACCTGTGACCTGTGCCCTCCTTGACCTTGCCTGTGATCTCCACTGAACCTGCTGTCCACGGAGAAGCTCTCCTTCTCCCGCTGcttgtgtgtcttcatgtgtgCGCTGCGACTCTTTACCTTATGAAAACTCCTGAAGGACATACACGTCAAACAAAATCAACAATCCCAGTAACTTTTAACATTATGACATACAACTCTATAGTTGTAGAAACAACTTTGCCTTCTATAGTTGTAGAAATAACTTTGCCTTCGGGCACTAATTTCCTAGACCAGGGTCTTTTCCACAGCTCAGTCCTGTTCTAGGGTCCTAACCTGCCACACTCCTCACAGGTAAagtctcttctctcagtggaCTGGCTTCCCTTTGGCCTAATGGGAGTTCTGTGCCCAGTCCTGCCCTCAGTCCGCTCTGGTGGGGCCCTCAGCGTCTCTGCCTGCAGCCCAACACAGGAAGTGCTACTTTGCGGTAGCCTCTGGCATAAGCATTTAGGTACTCACCTTcagattatgtgtgtgtttttcatgAGCGGCCTGAGCAGAAGGTCAGTTTGCAGGGTTAATGCGATTAGTGGGTCGTCGTGTAGGACCATTAAGCATTTGTGTATCTTGCTTGTGTGACAATGCCTACACGAGGTTCTCCTTTGGTCCGCTGCTTGAACTTCTTCACCTTCTTCATGGCGTAGTAGTACTCCACACACTGGGCCACGGATTTGGTCTGCAGCTGTCGGAAAAGGTCTCATTACTCCATACAGGCTGCAGCGTGAGCTCAGAGGCTGACCATCTTACCACATTATGGATTAGCTGAAAGTCCTTGTTGTGGTTGAGCAGAGCCTTCCGGAACGTTCTCATCTCCTGAGCGCTCCAGTGGTCTGACCCTAGCATTTAAAGGAAAGGATTTCCAGATAGACAGACTAAGTCACATTAGTCTCATAGCTTGAGtgcaaatttacagaaaaaTGTAGGACACTAAACATGTTGAAATCGATCAAATGCAATTGGGCTTAAAAACAGTAGGTTGTTCACAAAAACATTTACTTCAAAGGAAAGTTTCAGAGTTCCACAAAACACTGTACAATCAGACAGTCTGATAAAGCACTGTCGTACAGTCTGATAAAACACTGTCGTACAGTCTGATAAAACACAGTCAGTGTGGGCCCAACATGCAAAGCCCCCTATCGGTAATACCTGCATAGTGATAGCCACTTAGTGGATGAGTGGAGGAGGTCCGATAATCTCCTCTCAGTAGGAGCAAATCTAGTGCAGCCTGGTTGAAACGAAATAAATCAATCAGATGTAAAAGTCATGACTCGTTAGCACATGAAGCTAATTGGATGACACAGACTTACTAGTGTGTCTCCTTGGACTTCATGTAAACAGTGAAGGGCAAGTTCAACATTGGTGCCCCCTCCTGGTAGCACACTGGAACAGCACATATCCAGAAACACTGTGACTGTGGCATAAAAGAAGACACATATCTCAACAAGACACATCAGTAGGACATCAGTAGAgatactagtgtgtgtgtgtgtgtgtgtgtgtgtgtgtgtgtgtgtgtgtgtgtgtgtgtgtgtgtgtgtgtgtataagggaGACACAAACCCCTGTGTTGTGTTTCCAGGTTACTAGGGAGGTCACCCCACGGGGCCCAGACAAGCTGGGCAGGGTGTTCGTCGTACAGCATCAGCAACAAGTTACGCAGTGGGGGGACATCGGCCTGGAAACGGGCGCCCAAGTTGATCCTTCTacccagacaaacacacagcatcaCTGCCACCTGGGAACATGCAGCTCAACAACCAACATGAGCTCACGTAACTACCCCAGCTGCCCTCACCGGAATTCACACCAAACCGAACAGCGTGATTATGATAACAGCAAACGCCAGTGATGGCAGAGGTGACTTACGGCTCTGTACTGACTACCGTGTTGTCCGGCTTCAAGGAGATCCCGTCATTCCCATCTGGAGGGGGGAGAAAGTATAAATTAGTCCCACTACGAGAGTACGCGTGGAGATGGCGTCTCAGGACCTAACGAATCGATGCCTGATCGCAGCAGTGTACATCACGAGCTTTGTAACCCACCCAGGAATGCGGCGTACATGGCCGGCGGCGGTGGGagaggctggtgcttggacaGGGTGTTGAAGTACAGGCCCGTGCCCGGCCGCAGGGGGCTCAGCATGGGCGGCGGAGTGTAACGGGGCAGGTGGAGGCCGGAGGTCAGCAGATGGTCGGCCAGGTAGCCCGGGGAGCGCAGCTGGCTGGGGTAGCCCCCTGAGGCCCGGCCGCCCTGGCCTCCCGCCGGGGGGATGATGAGGGTCCTCACAAGGTCGGGGCGACGGCACTTCCTGGAGAGTCTGCTGATATTCGGCTCCTGCTCCGTCTGTGGGGAGACCTGCTAGGACATGAGGCAATTCAACAGCAAAGGAAATGGCCAGAGCTGTATGTGCTCAATAAACTAAAGTCCTGGATGAAGGAACACCTCACACAATAAGCCATGTGCTTTAAACAGTGATGACAGGTAATTATAGTGTTATACATACAAAACCCTGTGAGCTGGTTTTCATTTACTGTTAGCCACTAAATGCATGTAGCATTTCCCACAAATAATTACTCAAAGCGTAGTTTCCCAATCTAGTCCACAGACACTCAGAATAATCCAAGTTTTTTGTCTTATCTTACCTAGCACAGACTCTATCTGATCTTCACACTACACTGATCAATCACTTTATAATAAGGTAGTGAGAGCTTTTTCAAGTTGTGCTGAGGGTTTGTGGTACCTTATTTGAGACAGCCACAGGTACAGAGACCGGGATGACCAGAGGTGACAGCTGCAGCTCTGAAGACTTCTCATCCAATCCAAACATCTTCTCCACTTCTCCTCCCTGCTGCAGGAAGTAAATACCCACAAACACGTCTACTGCAGGAATGTAAGACTGATAGGAGACCATTTCAGCCAGAAATGCTAATAGGGAAGGAAAATTGGGTGGCGTTAATTTCTTTATTTGACTGTAAGACACTGTACCAGCATGGGGGGCATTGACTCCAGTAACTGAGTATCCATTTGAGCAGAAGAGGTTGTTGGAGCTTGATGAAGTGAAGACTGAGGCCCTTGTCCCGTAGGGTATTTTAGATATGTGCTGAAGAAACCACATTTTAGGAGATACAGTTCAGAGCAGTGATCTTCTAGATGAGttacatattttttttctttcactttatttttatttcatttaagaATTTCTTGGCACCACCATCTTTCAAAAAATGTGCTCAGATGTCTCCTTAATAAAACACTTTCCCTGTAACACATATTCTAACCTGTCACCAgaccctcctccatctcctggcTCAGCTGCAACACTTCGCCCCTGTGCAGTGAAATAACACAGATAAATCCACCCCGAATGATCTATTCTCCGACAGATCCTCACACCAACCAGCTGAACACTGACCAAATTACAGCAGTAACTATGAATATTCACCACTGTCTCATGCGATGCCTTGACTGACAGAGAGGTGGCGCCCTCTCTGTTGAAGGACGCCATGGCCACCTGGCTGGGTGAGACCAGGTTCCCGTGACGGGACTTGGGCCGTTTTTGCATGGAAGGTCTAGGAGCCggtagaggagggaggggaacGTCGCCGGTCTTCGTGCTAGTCTTCTTCACTCTTTTCTTCCTGGGCTTGGATGCCTGTGGAAGGTTCTGAAGTGGAAGTTCTGTCTCTCGGGAGGCAGGAGGTCCGGAGCACGCGGCGGCCATGTTAACGTGGGGGATGTGCTGCTTGTGTTTTGGCTGTCGTGTGCTATGCTTCAGCAGGATGGGCCGGCTGTGCCTGTGGTGACGCGGAGACACCGGCCCCGAGGCGCGCTTCAGCCCGGTATCGCTCGCCTCTGTGCAGGGCTGGACGGACAGCATCTCCTTCCACGCGTGGAGGTCTGCCGTAGAGAGACGTGGATCCCAACCGTGGATGTTCTGAGCTTTTGCTTTGGGGCTCCCTGTTCCAGGTGGGTCCACAGCTCTGCTCACAGGCCGTGGGTCGTGATTCGAGGTCCCCAGGTGGAACGGTAACGCTTCACAAAACGTGGCCGAATCGGCCGCGCTCTGCAGATCGCACGGAACGCCGCCCACCAATGAGTCCCAAGCTTGCCCGATCTCGGGAGGTTTTGGCCGGGTCGGCTCAGGTTCCTCCTGGTAGCAGTTCGACTCGAGGTTTGCCGCCACCGAGGCAAACCCGGCACGGCCGTCTCCACAGCTGGAGCGATCCTCCGGCCAATAGCCTGAAACAGacatgaggggagagagaaagaaggagtggTAATCGAGCGAACTCTCTGCCATGGTCGGAAGCTCAATGTGCTTCCAGGGGGCCTGGGCGGACCAGAGGGCCTCAGGGGCGTGGGGCTGAGATGGTGTGGAGAGCAGGAAGAGGCCGTGCTGTGTGGAGCAGTGTCGCCTCAGTGAGTGCAGGTCATGGAACGTCTTCTGGCAGCCAGGCTGAGGGCAGTGGTGTGGTGCCCTCTTCTGGTGGGTCAGCATATGGCCAGTGCTACACCAAAAGATGAGTTATGCTTAACACAATTGTTCACTGTCAATGTAGGCACAAAATCAATTAAACAATATGTAAACTTTTAATTTAAAGTAGCAATGTTGGACTAAAATAAATATTAGGAGTAGATTTGTACCAAATGCCCTCATTTCACTGTTGCAAACATGACGCAGTCTGGCTCATACTCTCATAGCTGACAGTGACACTTTAGCTGAGCTCCATGTCATCAGTCAAACATCTGCAGTGTTTATAAATGAAACTATGCTGAGGTTTATGCTGAGAAATAAGTTCCACTCACAGGTGATCGTGGCGTTTAAACCCTCGTTGACAGATGTTACATACATGGGGTCTGTCTGGCTGGTGCGTGAGTAGGTGTTTGTTGAGAGCGTTGTTGGTCCCAAACACCTTACTGCACTCTGAACACTGGTGCATTGTGACTTTGGCCCTGTGTACGGCCTGCGTAGGAAGCAGCTCAGGCCCAAACAGAGTCCCAGCTTCTCCCACGCTAACCGTGTCCTTCACTGAAGAAGACAGCCCTTCTTTTGACCTTCCTGataaagaaaaatgtaaaagattttttgagtaaaattgtatttgtgataaaaaaaaatacattttgtgaATATTTTAGACATATCTTATTAGGTTATTTTATACTAACTTACTAATGATTTGTAAATCCAAGTCATCTCCAAACTATTTAAAAAGATTGGCACTAGTAGCTACACAGATACTAACCACTCTTCCTGCTCACTCCAGAGTCTATCCAAAGCGGATACTCCAAAGCTGGTAGAGAGGTCATGGGTGGGGGTACAGAGGTCATGGGTGGGGGGGTTAAGGGGTTGATGTAGATGACATCCTCGGAGAAGTGGTCAGTCACTGAGAGCGGAGGAAGTTTCACCACAGGGTCCACAGCTACCATAGCCTCAGGCGTGGAGTACAGCTCTGCAGCCAACCGCTCTTCAGACATGTTGCTACGAACAAAACAATTGTAACTTTAATTTacgtaataaataaataaataaatatatttttaaaaattatcaattctgcacacacacacccacattctAGCTAGTGCAGAATCGCGCCACTGTGAAAACGGCTAATTTCGCTAGCAGATCCTTTAAAGCTCTCCAGAAAGGTGCAAATTAAACGTTGAATGTTAAAACTGTGTTAATTCTAGCTATATTAACGTCAGCTAACAAACTGCCACTATCTTAGCAAGGTGGCCGCTAGCTATGCTAACAGGCTAGGTACAAACATGCATAACGCTAGTCTAAAGATGTAAGATGACTGGTTAACTAGATAAGAAACCTTAGCGAAACAAAAAATTAACCTAAACAAAAAGTACTATTCACAAGTAGTACACACAAGCAGAGATCTTAAATGTAAATGCAAGTTATATTTAAGTTTGCTAATCAGATAAAATAGGATAAACTGCTGTCGTCGACTAACCTGTCTTGGCAGTAAAGGTACTGTACGCACTTGTATGGTGGCACGTGGCCGCATGcagactgtactgtgtgtgtgtgtgtgtgtgtgtgtgcattattaATTCCAAAATTAATATTGACAGGGAACATTTGTTTACAGAAATTAGCTCATTAtatttcaggttttttttttagagaTTTACTGATCCACTACCCCACCCATCGCAACATCTGGAACTGTGAACACTACAACCCTCTACGACTCTGGCTTTGCAATTGGGCTGCAATCCTGCATATACACTCCTTTTACTGTTTTCTGTGTTTAGATTCAAATAACTGAATCTAATCAAGTCTATACGGAGTCTGCTTGATAAAGGTCTGTGTTGTGGTTTTCTACTGGGACAAGAGGGATCATCATTTCAGCCTGTTCTCAAAGGTAAAAACGCTAGTAAGTGTTGGAGTGCTTTTGAGTTTATCGTGGTTCTCTATGTGTAGTTTGGGCTTCCATAAACCTAAGCGTGCACATGGTTGTTTTGTCTGTAAAATAATGTTTTTGAGATCGTCATGTTCAGCTGTCAGAGTAGCCTACATGAAGTTTTTTTAGCATGAGCAGAATATTAAAGTCATAGAAAATAATTGATAGAAAACCACCATGGATGATTTTGTAGCTTGTGACCATTGCATGCGCAATTCAtatttgttattattttgtCTCGCTTTCTAGGACATTACAATTCCTTTACAGGCATCAGCAAATTCCTATTTGACAGCATGGACACATAATGCCTGTTTTTATTCAATTTCTGTTATTATTTCATGTACTTTAGGATTTATTTGGTCATGAAAATTGTCATTCTATGATTTACTGCCCTCATTTATTCCTTTTCCTTATACCCGCATGCATTATAGATGAGTGCATCTGGAGCATGGGTGATGTGGTGACTGTACTTCCAGACCCACTATGATGACAGTGTTATTTCTGCATTCTTCAGACTGTTCGCACCCCCACCCAGTCCCATTGaaaccttttctttttctttttgtccTATAAGTGCTGGCCTTCAGTTGGGGAGTCCCCGCTATTCACAGTCTTGCTCAAGGAGAACAATTAAAGCACAGCTGTTGTTGTTGACCAGCACAACATAGTCTCGCTGTGGAttagaaaaatgttttaaaagtctGTTGATTTGCACTGTGAGAAGGGATTTGTAGTTTGGTCCTGAGGTCTGAGCACTTTTCTGTTCTGGCACATAATCCAACTCAAAAATGTTTTGATAATACACAGATGAATTGGAATATGTAAGCTAAAACATGGAACCTGTGCAGTGCAGTGGGTCTCCAGTGGATGAGCAGAAATCCTTGCACTGGGAGATTTTATAGATGTTACGAGACCAGTCAGACATTGATGCTGAACAAGGTACAACAGTCCAGTGTCTTTCATTCAAACCTACACAGTTCTCTCAACACTGTAGTGTTCCTTTGCATCTCCATGTCCATACACATGGTCCTTGCTTGTTTTGCCAGAAGCCTGATAACATGTGTCCTGTTGCACCAAGAACATGAAACAACACGGAGAacattgtgtctgtgttgttcagaCTGGCAGAATACAGTTCCAGCTTGATGTCTTCCAAAGATCTGAAGAACCAGGGTGTGAAATCCCTGAACGAGGTGTGCACGGTGACCGAGGGCTTGAGGTGGCTCTACCGTCAGAAGCTGCTTCCTCTGGAGAAGTATTACGCCTTCTCTGACTTCCACTCGCCCAGCCTGGAGGAAGCAGATTTTGACAACAAACCCATGATCCTGGTGGTGGGTCAGTACTCGACAGGGAAGACTACCTTCATTAGGTAAACGACGACGAATGTGAATGAATGAGACTGGGAGCTGGCGAGTGAAATGCTGTCTCGACTGAACTGAGCTGTGAAGTTTTATGTCAGCAGGAACACTGGGTTATTCTCAGTATATGTCCAACATCCAAATGTGGTTCCAATTTTACCTGTTTAGCTTCATCTAATTGCTAAGTATATAGTGTATTGCtaagtatatagtatatacttACTAATTGCTAAGTAAGTATATAGTGTTGGAGTGGAGAAAAGACACTTTTCTACAATGCAAAAGTGACCCAGAAGCTGAGAACCTTGAGTTTGATGCAATACGCTTTTCAGGTATCTTCTTGAACAAGGAGAGTATCCAGGTGGCAGGATTGGTCCAGAGCCAACGTCAGACTGTTTCACCGCTATAATGCACGGGGACGTTCACAACGTCATCCCGGGCAACGCCCTCGTCGTCGACCCCAACAAGCCCTTCCGCAAACTCAGCCCTTTTGGGACCACCTTTCTGAACCGGTGAGTGAGGGCGGGACAGTGTCCAGATGGCTGGTGGAGACCGGGAGAGCCAACGTGCATGTTTTCAATGTGTGGCTTGAACTTCAGCCACTAAACAGAAACAGAAGAATCTGCACTCAGACTCTTGAGTCAGGGTGGGTGCACAGAGGAGCTGTATGTTATGTTTGGCACCTTAAATGGTGCACTTGGCCAAACATTTTTGTTAAACTGAGGTTGGGGTATTACAGACATATAAATCAAACGGGGAAAGTTAAAGAACAACCTAAGAGAGTTCAGTATCTGACCTGGGGCTTTTTTTGAGCTGTCTGTTCACTTGTTCACTCATTGGATTGTTCACTTGTTTACGTTCACTAGGGCTCCTGCTCTTGTGATTTACACTGATTGCTGGGTGTCCCTGTAGGTTCCAGTGTGTGCACTTTCCAAACCAGGTTCTGGAGAGCATCAGCATCATTGACACACCAGGAATTTTGTCCAGCTCAAAGAGAAAGATGAGCAGAGGCAAGACACAATACTCATTTACATAAGACAACACTCATTTACATAAGACACAATACTCATGTACATAAGACAACACTCATTTACATAAGACACAACACTCATTTACATAAGACCGCCTCCTTGGCCTTGATGCAAATACCTGTACACTTTTGAGGCCCACATCTGTACTCTAATCATGGAAATACAGTCATATTGATGTCTGGTGTGTACTTTTTAAAGGAATATTTCACCCAAAATGAACTTAATTTAAGGTTTAAAAAAGCAAAATAG
This window harbors:
- the znf541 gene encoding uncharacterized protein znf541 isoform X4 gives rise to the protein MFPVNINFGINNAHTHTHTHTVQSACGHVPPYKCVQYLYCQDSNMSEERLAAELYSTPEAMVAVDPVVKLPPLSVTDHFSEDVIYINPLTPPPMTSVPPPMTSLPALEYPLWIDSGVSRKSGRSKEGLSSSVKDTVSVGEAGTLFGPELLPTQAVHRAKVTMHQCSECSKVFGTNNALNKHLLTHQPDRPHVCNICQRGFKRHDHLTGHMLTHQKRAPHHCPQPGCQKTFHDLHSLRRHCSTQHGLFLLSTPSQPHAPEALWSAQAPWKHIELPTMAESSLDYHSFFLSPLMSVSGYWPEDRSSCGDGRAGFASVAANLESNCYQEEPEPTRPKPPEIGQAWDSLVGGVPCDLQSAADSATFCEALPFHLGTSNHDPRPVSRAVDPPGTGSPKAKAQNIHGWDPRLSTADLHAWKEMLSVQPCTEASDTGLKRASGPVSPRHHRHSRPILLKHSTRQPKHKQHIPHVNMAAACSGPPASRETELPLQNLPQASKPRKKRVKKTSTKTGDVPLPPLPAPRPSMQKRPKSRHGNLVSPSQVAMASFNREGATSLSVKASHETVGRSVAAEPGDGGGSGDSTYLKYPTGQGPQSSLHQAPTTSSAQMDTQLLESMPPMLQGGEVEKMFGLDEKSSELQLSPLVIPVSVPVAVSNKQVSPQTEQEPNISRLSRKCRRPDLVRTLIIPPAGGQGGRASGGYPSQLRSPGYLADHLLTSGLHLPRYTPPPMLSPLRPGTGLYFNTLSKHQPLPPPPAMYAAFLDGNDGISLKPDNTVVSTEPRINLGARFQADVPPLRNLLLMLYDEHPAQLVWAPWGDLPSNLETQHRVTVFLDMCCSSVLPGGGTNVELALHCLHEVQGDTLAALDLLLLRGDYRTSSTHPLSGYHYAGSDHWSAQEMRTFRKALLNHNKDFQLIHNVCVEYYYAMKKVKKFKQRTKGEPRAETLRAPPERTEGRTGHRTPIRPKGSQSTERRDFTCEECGRSFHKVKSRSAHMKTHKQREKESFSVDSRFSGDHRQGQGGHRSQVIWNPENV
- the znf541 gene encoding uncharacterized protein znf541 isoform X1; translation: MFPVNINFGINNAHTHTHTHTVQSACGHVPPYKCVQYLYCQDSNMSEERLAAELYSTPEAMVAVDPVVKLPPLSVTDHFSEDVIYINPLTPPPMTSVPPPMTSLPALEYPLWIDSGVSRKSGRSKEGLSSSVKDTVSVGEAGTLFGPELLPTQAVHRAKVTMHQCSECSKVFGTNNALNKHLLTHQPDRPHVCNICQRGFKRHDHLTGHMLTHQKRAPHHCPQPGCQKTFHDLHSLRRHCSTQHGLFLLSTPSQPHAPEALWSAQAPWKHIELPTMAESSLDYHSFFLSPLMSVSGYWPEDRSSCGDGRAGFASVAANLESNCYQEEPEPTRPKPPEIGQAWDSLVGGVPCDLQSAADSATFCEALPFHLGTSNHDPRPVSRAVDPPGTGSPKAKAQNIHGWDPRLSTADLHAWKEMLSVQPCTEASDTGLKRASGPVSPRHHRHSRPILLKHSTRQPKHKQHIPHVNMAAACSGPPASRETELPLQNLPQASKPRKKRVKKTSTKTGDVPLPPLPAPRPSMQKRPKSRHGNLVSPSQVAMASFNREGATSLSVKASHETVGRSVAAEPGDGGGSGDSTYLKYPTGQGPQSSLHQAPTTSSAQMDTQLLESMPPMLQGGEVEKMFGLDEKSSELQLSPLVIPVSVPVAVSNKQVSPQTEQEPNISRLSRKCRRPDLVRTLIIPPAGGQGGRASGGYPSQLRSPGYLADHLLTSGLHLPRYTPPPMLSPLRPGTGLYFNTLSKHQPLPPPPAMYAAFLDGNDGISLKPDNTVVSTEPRINLGARFQADVPPLRNLLLMLYDEHPAQLVWAPWGDLPSNLETQHRVTVFLDMCCSSVLPGGGTNVELALHCLHEVQGDTLAALDLLLLRGDYRTSSTHPLSGYHYAGSDHWSAQEMRTFRKALLNHNKDFQLIHNVLQTKSVAQCVEYYYAMKKVKKFKQRTKGEPRAETLRAPPERTEGRTGHRTPIRPKGSQSTERRDFTCEECGRSFHKVKSRSAHMKTHKQREKESFSVDSRFSGDHRQGQGGHRSQVIWNPENV